In Primulina huaijiensis isolate GDHJ02 chromosome 4, ASM1229523v2, whole genome shotgun sequence, a genomic segment contains:
- the LOC140975325 gene encoding S-adenosylmethionine decarboxylase proenzyme-like has product MAFPVSAIGFEGFEKRLEISFFEPSIFADPEGKGLRSLAKPQLDEILGPAECTIVASLSNEYVDSYVLSESSLFVYPYKIIIKTCGTTKLLLSIPPILKLAKSLSLSVKTVRYTRGSFIFPGAQSYPHRNFSEEVAILDGFFGSIGSGMGKAYVMGGSNKRQKWHVYSACASSAEYFNPVYTLEMCMTGLDREKASVFYKKESISGTLMTHRSGIRNILPESDICDFEFEPCGYSMNSIEGAAVSTIHVTPEDGFSYASFEAAGYDLKAVNLGPLIGRVLACFEPREFSISLHADVGSKPMPQAFMLSLKGYLLDEKSQENLGAAGSIIYQKFAKTETCCSPRSILKCYGEEDGDEEEKE; this is encoded by the coding sequence ATGGCTTTTCCCGTCTCTGCAATTGGTTTTGAAGGCTTTGAAAAGAGGCTTGAAATCTCCTTTTTTGAGCCTAGCATATTTGCTGATCCTGAAGGGAAGGGTCTTCGTTCTCTTGCCAAACCACAGTTGGATGAGATTTTGGGACCTGCTGAATGCACCATAGTTGCTTCCCTGTCGAATGAGTATGTTGACTCATATGTTCTCTCTGAGTCTAGCCTCTTTGTGTATCCTTACAAAATCATCATAAAAACATGTGGTACGACAAAATTGCTTCTATCGATCCCTCCCATTCTGAAGTTGGCCAAGTCCCTCTCTCTTTCAGTTAAAACTGTAAGATATACCCGTGGAAGCTTCATTTTCCCCGGGGCTCAGTCATACCCTCATCGCAACTTTTCTGAAGAAGTTGCTATCTTAGATGGCTTTTTTGGGAGTATTGGTTCTGGAATGGGCAAAGCTTATGTTATGGGTGGTTCAAACAAACGACAGAAATGGCATGTTTATTCTGCGTGTGCAAGCTCTGCTGAGTATTTTAACCCTGTGTACACTTTGGAGATGTGTATGACCGGCTTGGACAGGGAGAAGGCATCTGTTTTTTACAAGAAAGAATCTATCTCGGGGACTCTGATGACCCACAGATCTGGCATAAGAAACATTCTTCCTGAATCAGATATATGTGACTTTGAGTTCGAGCCATGTGGTTATTCCATGAACTCCATCGAAGGAGCGGCAGTCTCTACTATCCATGTTACCCCGGAAGACGGATTTAGCTATGCCAGTTTTGAAGCAGCTGGGTATGATTTGAAGGCAGTGAATCTTGGCCCACTGATTGGGAGGGTTTTGGCTTGTTTCGAACCTAGGGAGTTTTCCATATCTTTGCATGCTGATGTTGGTTCTAAGCCAATGCCTCAAGCTTTCATGCTCAGTCTGAAAGGTTACTTACTCGATGAGAAAAGCCAAGAAAATTTAGGAGCGGCAGGATCAATCATCTACCAGAAGTTTGCAAAGACTGAAACCTGCTGTTCTCCTAGGTCGATTCTGAAATGTTACGGAGAAGAGGATGGTGATGAAGAAGAAAAGGAGTAG